Proteins encoded by one window of Macaca mulatta isolate MMU2019108-1 chromosome 10, T2T-MMU8v2.0, whole genome shotgun sequence:
- the SCP2D1 gene encoding SCP2 sterol-binding domain-containing protein 1 (The RefSeq protein has 1 substitution compared to this genomic sequence), with product MWKRSGHQPKIKAEDGPLAGQFEVLGSVPEPAMPHPLELSELESFSVFEDIRLHIREVGAHLVKKVNAIFQLDITKDGKIILQWTIDLKNGSGDMYPGPARLPADTVFTIPEPVFMELVLGKMNPQKAFLAGKFKVSGKVLLSQKLERVFKDWAKF from the coding sequence ATGTGGAAGAGAAGTGGCCATCAACCCAAGATCAAAGCAGAGGATGGACCTCTGGCTGGCCAATTCGAGGTTCTGGGTTCAGTTCCAGAACCTGCCATGCCACATCCTCTAGAGCTGTCAGAACTCGAGAGCTTCTCGGTGTTTGAGGACATTAGGCTTCACATCAGGGAAGTGGGAGCTCAATTGGTCAAGAAAGTCAATGCCATCTTTCAGCTGGACATCACCAAAGATGGGAAGATCATTCTGCAGTGGACCATTGATCTGAAGAATGGTTCTGGGGACATGTATCCGGGACCTGCCAGGCTCCCAGCAGACACTGTCTTTACAATCCCGGAGCCCGTCTTTATGGAGCTGGTTTTGGGCAAAATGAACCCACAGAAGGCTTTCCTTGCTGGCAAGTTCAAAGTGAGTGGCAAGGTTCTGCTTAGCCAGAAGCTGGAAAGGGTTTTCAAAGACTGGGCTAAATTTTAA